The Oncorhynchus tshawytscha isolate Ot180627B unplaced genomic scaffold, Otsh_v2.0 Un_contig_4568_pilon_pilon, whole genome shotgun sequence DNA window gtgtgtgtgtgtgagagagtgtgtgtgtgtgtgtccagtgtgtgtgtgtgtgtgtccagtgtgtgtgtgtgtccagtgtgtgtgtgtgtccagtgtgtgtgtgtgtccagtgtgtgtgtgtgtgtgtccagtgtgtgtgtccactgtgtttgtgtgtgtgtttgtctagtgtgtgtgtgtgtttgtccagtgtgtgtgtgtgtttgtccagtgtgtgtttgtccagtgtgtgttgtgtccagtgtgtgtgtgtgtccagtgtgtgtgtgtatttgtctgtgtgtgtgtccagtgtgtgtgtttgtccagtgtgtgtgtgtgtccagtgtgtgtccagtgtgtcctgtctgtatccagtgtgtgcgtgtgtgtgtgtacagttttgtgtgtgttcagtgtgtgtgtgcatgtgtccagtgtgtgtgtgcgtgtccagtGTGTGCGTGTCCAGTGTATTTatctagtgtgtttgtgtgtgtgtgtctagtgtgtcagtgtgtgtgtgtgtgtgtccagtgtgtgtgtgtgtggagtttgtgtgtctgtgttgagcgtgtgtgtgtgtgtgtgtttgtgtccagtgtgtgtttcagtgtgtgtgtgtgttcagtgtttgagtgtgtgtgtccagtgtgtgtgtgtgtttgtttgtccagCGTGTTTCTGAGTgtccagtgcgtgtgtgtgtgtgtgtgtgtgtgtgtgtccgtccagtgtgtgtgtgtgtgtgtgagtgtgtcaaatgtgtgtgtgtgtgtgtgtgtccaatgtatgtgtttgtttccagtgtgtgtgtgtgtgtccagtgtgtgtgtgtgtgtgtgtccaatgtgtgtgtattcagtgtgtaatcagtgtgtgtatgtgaggtgtgtttgtgtgtgtttctgtccgtgtccagtgtgtgtttgtgtgagtgtgtccagtgtgtgtgtgtctgttcagtgtgtgtgtattcagtgtgtgtgtgtcggtccagtgtgtgtgtgtgggtgtgtgtccaatgtgtgtgtccagtgtgtgtgtttgtccagtgtgtgtgtgtgtccagtgtgtgtgtgtgtccagagtgtgtgtgtgtccagtgtgtgtgtgtgtccagtgtgtgtgtatttgtccagtgtgtgtgtatttgtccagtgtgtgtgtattttccagtgtgtgtgtatttgtgtttgtccagtgtgtgtgtgtgttgtgtgtgtgtgtgtccagtgtttgtccagtgtgtgtgtgtgtccagtgtgtgtgtgtgtccagagtgtgtgtgtgtgtccagtgtgtgtatttgtccagtgtgtgtgtgtgtccagtgtgtgtgtgtgtgtgtccagtgtgtgtgtgtgtgtccagtgtgtgtgtgtgtgtgttcagtgtgtgtgtgcacgtgtccagtgtgtgtgtgcgtgtccagtgtgtgcgtgtccagtgtatttatccagtgtgtttgtgtgtgtgtgtccagtgtgtgtgtgtgtgtgtgtgtccagtgtgtgtgtgtgtggagtttgtgtctgtgtccagcgtgtgtgtgtttgtgtccagtgtgtgtgttgtcagtgtgtgtgtgtgttcagtgtttgagtgtgtgtgtgtgtgtgtgtgtgtgtgtgtgtgtgtgtgtgtgtgtgtgtgtgtgtgtccagtgtgtgtgtgtgtgtgtgtgtgtgagtgtgtcaaatgtgtgtgtgtgtgtgtgtccaatgtatgtgtttgtgtgtgtgtgtgtgtccagtgtgtgtgtgtgtgtgtccaatgtgtgtgtattcagtgtgtaatcagtgtgtatgtgaggtgtgtttgtgtgtgtgtgtgtccgtgtccagtgtgtgtgtgtgtgtgtccagtgtgtgtgtgtgttcagtgtgtgtgtattccagtgtgtgtgtgtgtgtccagtgtgtgtgtgtccagtgtgtgtgtgtgtccagagtgtgtgtgtgtccagtgtgtgtgtgtgtccagtgtgtgtgtatttgtccagtgtgtgtgtatttgtccagtgtgtgtgtatttgtccagtgtgtgtccagtgtgtgtgtatttgtccagtgtgtgtgtatttgtccagtgtgtgtgtgtttgtccagtgtgtgtgtgtgtccagtgtgtgtgtgtgtgtgtgtgtgtgtgtgtccagtgtgtgtgtgtgtgtgtgtgtgtgtgtgtgtgtgtgtgtccagtgtgtgtgtgtgtgtccagtgtgtgtgtgtgtgtccagtgtgtgtgtgtgtgtccagtgtgtgtgtgtgtgtccagtgtgtgtgtgtgtgtgtccagtgtgtgtgtgtgtgtgtgtgtccagtgtgtgtgtgtgtgtgtgtgtgtgtgtgtgtgtgtgtgtgtgtgtccagtgtgtgtgtgtgtgtgtgtgtgtgtgtgtgtgtccagtgtgtgtgtgtgtgtccagtgtgtgtgtgtgtccagtgtgtgtgtgtccagtgtgtgtgtgtgtgtgtccagtgtgtgtgtgtgtgtgtccagtgtgtgtgtgtgtgtgtgtttgtgtgtgtgtgtgtgtgtgtgtgtgtgtgtgtgtgtgtccagtgtgtgtgtgtgtgtgtgtgtgtccagtgtgtgtgtgtgtgtgtccagtgtgtgtgtgtgtgtccagtgtgtgtgtgtgtgtgtgtgtgtgtgtgtgtgtgtgtgtgtgtgtgtgtgtgtgtgtgtgtgtgtgtccactgtgtgtgtgtgtgtgtgtccagtgtgtgtgtgtgtccagtgtgtgtgtgtgtgtgtgtccagtgtgtgtgtgtgtgtgtgtccagtgtgtgtgtgtgtgtgtccagtgtgtgtgtgtgtgtgtgtccagtgtgtgtgtgtgtgtgtgtgtgtccagtgtgtgtgtgtgtgtccagtgtgtgtgtgtgtgtccagtgtgtgtgtgtgtgtgtgtgtgtgtgtgtgtgtgtgtgtgtccagtgtgtgtgtgtgtgtgtgtgtgtgtgtgtgtgtgtgtccagtgtgtgtgtgtgtgtgtgtgtgtgtgtgtccagtgtgtgtgtgtgtgtctgtgtgtgtgtgtgtgtgtgtgtgtgtgtgtgtgtgtgtgtgtgtgtgtgtgtgtgtgtgtgtgtgtgtgtgtccagtgtgtgtgtgtgtgtgtgtgtgtgtgtgtgtgtgtgtgtccagtgtgtgtgtgtccagtgtgtgtgtgtgtgtgtgtgtgtccagtgtgtgtgtgtgtgtccagtgtgtgtgtgtgtttgtccagtgtgtgtgtgtgtgtgtgttgtccagtgtgtgtgtgtctgtgtccagtgtgtgtgtgtgtatcactaacacagggacactgaggagaAATGAACCCAAATCCCTGGATAGAGGGActcagtgaatgtggaggtgaatgtgtacaggtgggtcagtgtgtcagaggaggctctatagaaggacagagtgccggCTGACCAGTCCAaatacactcctactctgtgggagCTGGAGGAGGGGACGTCTATGGTAGTGGGATTATTATTGTGCCAGGCAATGTAACTGttgtcagagcagaacagacacCAGGACTTGTCATTGTGTCCAAGCCAACAGtcctcaccccttcctctcctgctgattcctttatatgtcactcctataCCAGCCCtcccactccactctacctcccagtaacagcgcccagtcagaccctctctacacaggACCTGTTCACAGTACTCgaatctctctgggtgatcaggatacggctgctcctctgtcctccatgtcACCGTTCTGTtcccctcagacagagagaggtgtctgtttactgtgtttgggtccagtgtgagatcacagACATCTGATGGATGAAACCAGACACAATATTAGAAATCATCATCAATCACATTAGAATGTTAACTCACTTTTCACTAATTCATTTAATGTAGATGTTTCTAGGTATCAAAAGGAGAAGTTAAGGTAACGTGAGACTTGTTGAATGgtcatatattatactgtatggtAATATAAAACACACTTATTCCCATTAataattacagacacacacagacacacagacacacagacacacacacacacacacacacacacacacacacacacacacacacacacacacacacacacacacacacacattgtcaaagCAACTCTTTGTAAACGTTGGTGTCCCTGATTTCTGCTTCTGTAGAACTACAGCTGATATTTAATATGACCAAGTCAGTAATGATGTTGGTCTTTGACTTTGACTTAACTTGAATTAAGACTTATTCTTAGTCATATTCTTCAcagcagtcaacactcacattttctaagtccaggtttcattctgttctctccaccatgttccacactgtagcggtaagcagaagaacagacagtcattgagggatacacctgaactcacacacacacacacacacacacacacacacacacacacacacacacacacacacacacactggtgacacacacacacacatatacacacacacacacacagtggtcacacacacactgatgacacacacacacaggagacacacacacacacacacacacacacacacacacacacacacacacacacacacacacacacacacacaggagacacacaaacacacacatacacacacacaaacactggtgacacacacacaatggacacacacacacactggtgacacacacacaatggacacacacacacactggagacacacacacaatggacacacacacacactggatacacacatacacacacacacacacacatacacacacacactggtgacaaacacgcacactggagacacacacaaacaggaaacacacacacacacacaggaaacacacacacacagacactggagacactggagacacacacacacacacacaaacacacacacacacaggagacacacacacacatacatacacacactggtgacacacacacacacactggagacacacacacactggtgacacacacacacactggagtcacacacacacacacacacacacacacacacacacacacacacacacacacacacacacacacacacacacactggtgacacacacacacacacatacacacacacacacacagtggtcacacacacactgatgacacacacacacagagacacacacacacacactacacacacacacacacacactagagacacacacacacacacacaaacactggtgacacacacacaatggacacacacacacactggtgacacacacacaatggacacacacacacactggagacacacacacaatggacacacacacacactggatacacacatacacacacacacacacacatacacacacacactggtgacaaacacgcacactggagacacacacacacaggaaacacacacacacaggaaacacacacacacagacactggagacactggagacacacacacacacacaaacacacacacacacaggagacacacacacacatacatacacacactggtgacacacacacacacactggagacacacacacactggtgacacacacacactggtgacacacacacacactgacacacacacacacactggagtgacacacacacacactggagacacacacacacactgacacacacacacacacacacacacacactggagacacacacacacagaacacacacacagacactggagacactaacacacacacacactggagatacacacacactggagatacacacaaacacacacacactggccacacacacacacacaaacacactggagacacacacacactggccactCTCAGTCAACATACAACTTTGTCCAAGTGTTGGTAAGAATGTTTGTCTTAACTAGCCTGATAAGTCAAacatgtctgatatgaacattgacataaaccctctacctacttgagtttctccagtctgcagtgtggatcctccagtccagcagagagcagtctgactcctgagtctcctgggtgattgtagctcaggtccagctctctcaagtgtgaggggtttgacctcagagctgagaccagagaggCACAGCCTTCAtctgtgactagacagcctgacagcctgcaaagagtcaaatcatattaaaatgACACTGCTTttctttggtggtgaaaatagTGGCAGTATATTTTTTCAACATATTCAGATATATCAGTTTCCTGAAACCTTCCATATCTATTCGTAAAATAGGGTATCATCATAAAAAATGACAAATGATCAAAGTATTGCCTGCAGATAGAAACATGTATAGTACAAATATTATAGTAGACTGACAGGACCAGTTTAAAAGCAGTATCAgtcagaagacagacagtgaggtatcagatttaaattgtattgagtatacagtccacaccatatctatttcgACATTGAggaatcagatttagattgtattgagtacacagtccacaccatatctatttagacagtgaggtatcagatttagattgtattgagtatacagtccacaccatatatattttgacagtgaggtatcagatttagattgtattgagtatacagtccacaccatatctatttagacagtgaggtatcagatttagattgtattgagtatacagtccacaccatatctatttagacagtgaggtatcagatttagattgtattgagtatacagtccacaccatatctatttagacagtgaagcTAACATTTAAATGTGGCTCTATTCTCCAACATTTTGGATTTggggtcaaatgtttcatatgaggtgacAGTTTATAATGTcacctttaatttgagggtattttaagACATATGTGTTTCACCATTAAAAATGAAAACAATTTATGTTTCCAGTCTCCCCATTTGAAGAAGTCTTAAGTATTCTGAACAATTCACTCATAGTGTATTAAAATAGtcaacatttttgttttttgtcGTAAACTCGTTggttgcatttgcagtttgttttggttgtgttttggttgtgttttgccCAATAATAAAATGGTGGATGATGAGTGGAGTACTTTTCTGTCTAAGAGAGTAGATAACATGTTTCTAAACAATAATAAATTAATCCTGATGATGCCATGATTAAGAAAAATCATGAAAGAATCACgaataataatgagtgagaaagttacagaggctacaacaaaacatgctaacctctcaccattaccaataacagaggctacaacaaaacatgctaacctctcaccattaccaataacagagactacaacaaaacatgctaacctctcaccattaccaataacagaggctacaacaaaacatactaacctctcaccattaccaataacagaggctacaacaaaacatgctaacctctcaccattaccaataacagaggatacaacaaaacatgctaacctctcaccattaccaataacagagactacaacaaaacatactaacctctcaccattaccaataacagaggatacaacaaaacatactaacctctcaccattaccaataacagaggatacaacaaaacatactaacctctcaccattaccaataacagaggggaTCTTTgagcctctgtaactttctcattcatcatcATTCTCGATTCATTCCTGATTATTCATCATactcatggtagcatccacatgaatgtagaagtgtccataaacatcttctattcttaCTGACAATACAAGTGAAGTGACTTCAAAATGACAggacattattcaccattcagtttcTATTAGGAAAAAcatccaaaacacaaccaaaacaacctGCAAATACATTCAACaagaaatatgggaccaaatactaaacttatgACTGAAATAATTTATCCAAAATTATTATTGACTTTTTCAAATGGGAGAACTAGATACATAAAGGGTTTCATTTATAAActgtaaaatatatatgtatgaaaataccttgaaataaaaggtgacattctgtactgtttatttagatttagattgtattgagtatacagtccacatcTATTCTATTTTTgtgaacagttatcacttgttgaccaactataggaatactgacctcagagtctccagtttacagtggggattccccagtccagcagagagcagcttcactcctgaatccttcaggtcattgttactcaggtccagctctctcaggtgtgaggggtttgacctcagagctgtgACCAGAGAAgtacagccttcctctgtgactccacagcctgacagcctgacaaagagatcatcatgacttcacaaacacactgttaaTTTAACACCAGTAGTGTAGAAGGACAATGGCAGATGCATTTGGTTTATTCTCTCAAACAACATATAGATTTATCTTCCGTCTCCAAGATTTGTATGGTCATATTGTTATACTAATGTGAAAATATATACATTGATTCAAAAAGTTATTCAATAATAAATATTTTTCTCTAAACTGAGTATTTCTTACTGATGATTagttcttaaaacctgttaagggctgactactgccccctttggaggaattgcgtgcccatagtaaacagaaaaaaaatctgtacaaaattgctaatatatgcatataataattattattgaatagaaaacactctaaagcttctaaaaccattcaaattatgtctgtatgtaaagcagaactctcagggcatccattctcccaaactctctcttgacaacagaaaagttgggccaactttgatgtcatcgcccccacccttcccaaccagccacagatctgggaacagttcctatctcttcagcgcgatgtcccctttcagtggggcctctcattgtgagaatcgagTGCTCCCTCGAGTtgtggcgggctgaaacctccgggtcacgcgaaagTACTTTCATGCGCACGTCGGGTCAGGAGCtccctttgttccaagattcaccaaacgatgttTGTCTGTTCATgctaaggattgttttctatgttaaaaacatgctaaagctcgattctgcacttagtttgaccagtttagtcgacatataatatgtaattttgaagttttgatgcgcatccactagaattttgcctgcatttcgaccggaatttgtcgtgtttgataacctaaagacacagacttgaaaacaaaacgcagtttttggtaagtataacttcttccacgacttctgatcgaagaacatcaaaggtaagggaatatttacgtgttaattatgggtttatgtggactccgagatagaggagacataatgctaatttctgagcgccgtctcatattattacatagtgaacgaattctgtaacgttaaaaataaatgtaacacagcggttgcattaagaagaagtgtatctttctaactatatgtagaacatgtatatttagtcaaagtttatgatgtgtattgctgttatctgacgttatctccggggatatcatcatttctccggacatctgagtagcatttttttgaacatggcgtcattgtaaacagagatttatggatataaattgcatattattgaaaaaaacataaatgtactgtgtaacatgtcctattactgtcatctgatgaagattttcaaaaggttagtgagttatttttcttttaatcctgcggttgttgattgcatattttgttcaacgtggctaattcaaattagctgtgtctttggtggtggtttgacataaatatgtgcctttttttcgccgtaaaacattttagaaatctgacttgctggctagatgaacaaggtgtttatctttcatttgagctattagacttgttaatgtgtggaggttaaatatttctaagaatatttttgcgttccatgcgccacgtcccagtttACGTTGGTTCCCAAATGGGTACCTGAATCTGTAATAGATGTCATTTTATTTACTCACAGAACAGCTCTGGAGGCTTTGACCACTGGCAGCAGCCTCAGAagaccttcctctgatctggagtatttcttcaggTCAAACACATCCAGATCCTTTTCTGAAATCAGCAACACAAAGACCAGAGCTGACCACTGTGCAGATGACAGTTTGGGTTTTGAGAGACTTCCTGATCTCAGGTAGAATTGGATCTCATTCACAAGAGAACggtcattcagttcattcagacagtggaacagattgATGCTCCTCTCTGGAGAGGGATTCTCCCTGATCTTCGCCTTGATGTACTTGACTGTTTCTTCATGGCTCTGTGAGCTGCTTCTTGTCTTTGTCAGTAGACCTCGTAAGTGCttctgattggactccagtgagaggcccagaaggaagcggaggaaaaGGTCCAGGTTTCCTGTCTCACTTTGTAAGGCTTTATCCACAGCACTCTTGTAGAAAGTAACTTCAGTAACTTTAGGCTTCTCTCTGAAAAGCGAAGAAAAGATACTGGACTTTGTTTGCAGTTTGTCCATTAGATTCTCATTGTTGTTGATGAATGAGAGGAACACATATACAGCAGCC harbors:
- the LOC121842774 gene encoding stonustoxin subunit beta-like, giving the protein YCVWFHPSDVCDLTLDPNTVNRHLSLSEGNRTVTWRTEEQPYPDHPERFEYCEQVLCREGLTGRCYWEVEWSGRAGIGVTYKGISRRGRGEDCWLGHNDKSWCLFCSDNSYIAWHNNNPTTIDVPSSSSHRVGVYLDWSAGTLSFYRASSDTLTHLYTFTSTFTESLYPGIWVHFSSVSLC